The Candidatus Thermoplasmatota archaeon genome includes a region encoding these proteins:
- a CDS encoding zinc-ribbon domain-containing protein, with protein sequence MVYCAKCGQQNADGAQFCSNCAAPFGADRRGREKECERDCEDECHGGPPRGGSIIWGVIIALIGLFIVIELGLKNVEGMPDWIANFQLWWIIPVLIGIAIIIAGIRMMVKKA encoded by the coding sequence TTGGTATACTGTGCAAAGTGCGGTCAGCAAAATGCGGATGGTGCCCAGTTCTGTAGCAACTGCGCCGCTCCCTTCGGAGCCGACAGAAGAGGCAGGGAGAAGGAGTGCGAGAGGGACTGCGAGGATGAATGCCACGGGGGCCCTCCTCGTGGCGGTTCGATCATCTGGGGAGTGATAATCGCCCTCATCGGTCTGTTCATCGTGATTGAGCTCGGCCTGAAGAACGTCGAAGGAATGCCGGATTGGATAGCGAACTTCCAGCTCTGGTGGATCATACCAGTCCTCATCGGCATTGCCATAATCATCGCCGGCATCAGGATGATGGTCAAGAAGGCCTAG
- a CDS encoding cobalamin-dependent protein (Presence of a B(12) (cobalamin)-binding domain implies dependence on cobalamin itself, in one of its several forms, or in some unusual lineages, dependence on a cobalamin-like analog.) has translation MSTKILFVEPPKDYWFLMGEYLPPPTGLLVLAAYLERELPDVEIEVLDCQAERKGWKDVEERIEPFAPHVVAASGFTANAYACAKVAEAAKRVSSDIVTVLGGQHFSFTTEDSLNDFPEIDYIVRGEGEVTLVELIRALRDGQDVGGIEGLSFRNNGGVVHTPQRPLVENLDTLPFPAYHLVEKNIGKYHFTMMAGKSTRYMILEGSRGCKHRCSFCTQWRHWNGVWRTKSPKRIADEMEHFHQRFGGKFLWLTDDNFDYRSRGEELWRELRQRDFTDDIAWFFQARTDDIANNPDLVAKLREVGNSWILIGVESNSPEILKDFKKGLRVGDAARAVKILNDNDVFTQSMLVMGSRRDTAESIKQLRRFSLELDTHLAIYTVLTPYPGTEVHETALRNGWIEDSNYAHYDMVHAIMPTESLSRDEVQQELYGCYRAFYGSLPRNIAGLFSKNRTKRRAYRHMAGKSVLRNLRRLI, from the coding sequence ATGTCCACGAAGATCCTGTTCGTCGAGCCGCCCAAGGACTACTGGTTTCTCATGGGCGAGTATCTTCCCCCGCCCACGGGACTGCTCGTGCTCGCAGCGTACCTGGAGAGGGAACTGCCCGACGTCGAGATCGAGGTCCTTGACTGCCAGGCCGAGAGGAAGGGCTGGAAGGATGTCGAGGAGCGCATCGAACCGTTCGCTCCACACGTCGTTGCCGCCTCGGGATTCACGGCCAATGCATATGCCTGTGCAAAGGTCGCGGAAGCGGCGAAGAGGGTGAGCTCGGATATAGTCACGGTCCTGGGCGGTCAGCATTTCTCATTCACGACGGAGGATTCCCTCAACGACTTCCCCGAGATCGACTACATCGTCAGGGGAGAGGGGGAAGTGACGCTCGTAGAGCTTATCAGAGCCCTGAGAGATGGACAGGACGTCGGGGGGATCGAAGGGCTCTCGTTCAGGAACAACGGCGGAGTCGTTCACACACCGCAGCGCCCGCTGGTCGAGAATCTCGACACCCTGCCATTCCCCGCGTATCATCTCGTCGAGAAGAACATCGGGAAGTATCATTTCACCATGATGGCGGGCAAGAGCACCAGGTACATGATCCTGGAAGGCTCGCGGGGCTGCAAGCATAGATGCTCTTTCTGCACGCAGTGGAGGCACTGGAACGGCGTGTGGAGGACGAAATCGCCCAAACGGATAGCGGATGAGATGGAGCATTTCCATCAGCGATTCGGCGGGAAGTTCCTTTGGCTGACGGATGACAACTTCGATTACAGGAGTCGGGGAGAGGAGCTTTGGCGGGAGCTGCGCCAACGGGATTTCACCGACGACATCGCCTGGTTCTTCCAAGCGAGGACGGACGACATCGCCAACAACCCCGATCTGGTGGCGAAACTGCGGGAGGTGGGGAACAGCTGGATCCTCATCGGTGTCGAGAGCAACTCTCCCGAGATCCTGAAGGATTTCAAGAAGGGGCTGCGAGTTGGCGATGCGGCCCGCGCGGTGAAGATCCTCAACGACAACGACGTCTTCACGCAGTCCATGCTGGTCATGGGCTCGAGGAGGGACACGGCGGAGTCGATAAAGCAACTGCGGAGGTTCTCTCTCGAGCTGGACACTCACCTGGCGATATACACCGTCCTCACGCCATATCCCGGAACGGAAGTCCATGAGACCGCCTTGCGAAACGGGTGGATCGAGGATTCCAACTACGCGCACTACGACATGGTTCACGCTATCATGCCGACCGAGTCGCTCTCGCGTGACGAGGTGCAGCAGGAGCTTTATGGATGCTACAGGGCCTTCTACGGGTCCCTCCCGCGTAACATAGCGGGGTTGTTTTCGAAGAACAGGACCAAGAGAAGAGCCTACCGCCACATGGCGGGCAAGAGCGTGCTGAGGAACCTGAGGCGTCTGATTTGA